In the Populus trichocarpa isolate Nisqually-1 chromosome 1, P.trichocarpa_v4.1, whole genome shotgun sequence genome, CTGATATACCCAATAGCTTCTAACAGGACAGAAGCCGTGTCAGTCTGCAAAAGAGCAACAGATCACCACACCCCAAGtcatcttttttatcctttaatgttAAATAGAGCTAGAGCCAAATCACTAAACATAAAggacgatgtttttttttttttttgggtaaaaaagagagaagtttGGTCTGtgcaaaatttaaaagaaaaaaaaaatttcctttatGAGTTTTgacatagaaaagaaaagaaaaaactgttTGCCCAATTCTTTCTGTTTAGTTTGTAGATCAAGAAGGGGATGGTTTACCTTTCCAAAAGGGGAAACCATTTGGTGAAGAACTGTGATTCTATCACCTAACTTCTCCTTCCTCACCTGACTCCGTggtaacaaaatatatattagtaaaTTATAGAGCACTAgctaggttatatatatatatatatatatataagactatcatatttttaatagataaaacATAGCAGAAGAATCACACATGCTCAAAGAAATAGACAATCAAGAAAGACACTAAACTCCCACAGACACAGGCAGGCAGGCGCACACacatacagagagagagagagagagagagagagagagagatgctgTGTGTCTTGTCACCTTGAGAGGTTGGCTTGAAGAGGGCTGAACCCTAGCCTTCTTACATACTCCACCTGTGGCGGTGCTATTACACTAGcagaaaaggaacaaaacagAAGAAATTAGAGAAACCCAGATGAATAAATCACCAAGCAGGCTAGCTGGCTGGAATTTATATGATTGAACAATTGATCATGTCATGATAATTATTCATTGCAGAGCAGTTGATCACATTTTATGAAACATGGCGACTTCATATATCTTACCTCGGAAGATTGATCGGGATGCTGATTCGCCCCATCAGCCTTGTTGTAAGAGAAGTCTAATATATTAGTACTACTTATACTCGTGACGCAAGACCTAGGGGAAGAGCCTGGCATCACTTGTGGCCAAGCTGGGGACCTAAGTGCCTGAAAGTCTTCATCCCCATGACCATATAAGTTGCTATTGTGGGAAACCTCTTGCTTTACATCAGCAACTACAGAAATACTTGGAGATGGATTTAAGATTTGGTCTTCCCAATTTTCCAACCTTTTAGCCTGAAATTGACTCATACCGTACCTATCTTCATCTCCTGAAGAACCACCCCTGAAAAACAAGTAATCAAATTATTGAAAGATTAACTCCCAAGTCAAGATGATCTGTAAACATTAGCATGACTGTCAGCTATATGTAAGGAAAATTCCAAAGAAGACACGCACACAGAATAAGGAGTAAGGAGTTAaatttctagataaaaaaaaatccttggaaATTAGCTCATGTACTATGTGAAAGGCTTTGAATTTTTAGGACAAGCAAAGGAGAAGAttaatcaaacaagaaaaaagggaGATAAGAAAAATAGTatgagaacaaaaaagaaatatgaattGTGGATTAAAAAGTCAAATGAACTTATGAATTAAGTGTAGCATGTTACATATTAACAAGATGAactgcagagagagagagagagagagagagagagagagagagagagagagagagagagagagagttacaAAAGTAGTTGGCTCCATGACAGTGGAAGCTCTTGATTATCAGGCAAAGGATTCGAAGAGAATGAGGAAGATCCAAATACATATTGGGAGGGAAAGATAGATGGAGAAGAAGATAATAAAGCAGAAGTTTGCTGTGAAGGTGGATGCATGCTCCACCAGCTAGGGTTTCCTGCCATCATTAGCTTTGCAGTGATGAGCTTGGCCTCTGCAAAAAACACACTTCAATTCATGCTTCAAAAGagaatcataaaaacaaaagaaaattccccttgctctttttttttttttacttctctttCTTTGATCACTTTGTCAAATTTCCTTGTTTAGGCACCCATAAAATCCCTTTGCTTAAAGCTTTGAGTGTCCTGTTTGCTTTCTCAGATGAGGCTGAAGAAACTTTGAGTCTGAGTCCTCAAAGAATTTTTATAGAGATGTGGGGTTAAGGAGCTCTGCatatgtttccttttctttccttcaattctttctttcattcatttagtattctttttttattcgcTGCTTTACCTTTATTATAAAGTGGGGCAAGAAAAGCTGGCGGTTTGTGTTTTCAGACCATAAACTAATTAATGGTTTTCTACAAGCTTATATTAATACCACCTTCCTTGATTTGGGGCAGTACATTGTGATTGTTTTGAGAGATAGGAGAGTTAGGGTAGGATTAGGGTGTGATAACAGTATTTGTCATGCTTTCTCTTTATAAGTGCAATAATGCAAGCgagcaaaaggaaaaacaccAAATCTAAGTAGTCCCAACAATTCCACAATAATTCGAAAGGCTTACTGGCAAAAGCTTTTACCCCCACACTTGTCATATGATATCTATGTTTTGAGCTGCTTTCTGTTGTGTTTTGAGGTTGCTTATTTGCACTTTGTGCACATGCTTCCAAGATGAAAAGACAGGGCGTTCTGTTATTTCGAAAGTAATCTACAAGTGACAAGAAAATCCTTAAATATGTGTACACTTACACTGTTAATCGATCTAGTGTGTGTTTCAGTCGAAGAATCTTCATAAATTTGTGTATAATCAAAACCAACAATTATATGTTCTGAGATCAAAGATCTCTCATGCACCTTCTTACCTGTGTGCTCAACCTAcattttatgctttaattaCATTTTGTACGTTAGGACacgatattatttttttaaagtacgTACAATTTAAGTCATGAATTAATAATGGagcctttttttaaataaaaaaaatggttacgTTTTCGAAATGAAAATTACATTAGAATGCGATCTCCAGAGCACGTTCAtcggtatatatatatatatatatatatatatattcagtacGTATAAAGGATAAGCACAGAATGAAGTGCAGATGATGGCCATGTGATTTTGGAACATATGATTTGTTACCTTGTAGCATGGAAAAATTCTTAACAGAGaacaaaacttgtttttgtcCCAGTTGAATTCAATGTAATGATAATGCAACAGTGAAGATCATAGGATATTATTGGCAATAATCCTTTGACTACTTAAGAAAATCTTACAACAATGCAATTCCAACATCAGCAGGCCCAcaatttgaatgaaaatgatgcagcaggttaattaatatatggtcGATTCGAGTACCTGCGACATAAATTGGTGTGCAGATATTATTACATTTACTCCCATGTGGATTATatatgtacacacacacacactaattgATGAACAGCACGTTGCGGGCAGCTTCTCAAATATAATCCttcaaaaagatatttaatattattaataaattaaatttatgaaattgccTGTAGATTTTTTAGTAAGATTACTTACAATGATTACTCATgtatgtgtttatatatatatatatatatatattacaaaacaaataaatggtGTGGCATTTTGCACTGTACACACAGACTGAATGCACTGTGGACTGTGGCAGTGCCCGGGCGATTTTGCCCTTAATGAGTCTGTGCATTTTATCTCTTCTCTGGGCCTGTTTTCGTCTCTTCCTCTCACTCTCTTCATTTCATGTCTCTGCTCAGTTCCTTTGTTTTTGGCAGAGAGAACGACGGGCTGTTTGGCTCACGGCTGCTCGGTTTACAGCTTAATTTGTGTTGATTTGGGATCATTGCTCTCGGTTTACAGCTTAACATAAAATGAATTGATTATTGAGTTGGTTTTTGCTCTCGGCtgatcacttaattttttttccggttgCTTTGCTTTCTTCGATAGTTGTTACTGTTCCAATCTGGTTTCGTTGCTTCAATTACTCCTGTTGCCCCATGTCActtcacattaattaatttgtctgTGCATTTTGCAGGGtgacatgctttttttttaacttcttctCTTATGATATTTGCCTCAGTAGACTGCACCGCCTTCTTTCCTCTGTTAAGtaattttttcattctaatCCTAATGTTTATCTTTGCTTTTTGTGCTGTTTCCTCTCCTGCATATTTCTCTTGCGTTTCATTTCGTCTGGTACCTTCTTTTgctttccatttttcttctcaGCTCTGCTTTGGATTTCTTGCGTAATTGATCCTATTTCTTTTACTCTTCTTTCTTGAGGTTCTGGCCTGTTGCATCTCACAAATTGCTGCAAAGACTCACCCTTTGTGTTGGTCATTCTACTTTTGAGGTTAGTTGGCTTTTTCTAGGACACTTTTGGATAAAAAACAGAGATCACAGAAGAGTATATGATTTCAGAAAATAATAAAGCCGCAGTAGAATTGTGTTATGAGATGAGATGTGAAAGAGAATGTTACAGTAGCtaagaagaataataaattaattattgtttgctAGGAATGAAATTGCTAGCAAGGAACCCACCGtagccaataataataataaattgattagttGTTGTATTGTTTGGTAGGAAGAAACCCACCGTGttatatttggttttatttacaACGATgtgaatcttttttaaaaacatttcacaacattaatgttgtgtTGATTATAGGTTCACAGAATAATATAGAAAAGACTTTTTCTAGGACAATTTTTAGAGAAAGTTTGAACCTAGAATCAACACTTCATTAATCAATGTTTTAAAACTTACCTAGAATATAACTTCTTCAAATATTTCAGTTTCTTATAATATAGCCTGTATAAAAACATTAGCTAACTAATAGcttgaaaaaagtttttaatcCAAGCTGCGTAAAATTTTAACAGTTACCttgctgattttttattatGGCCGTGGGAATTTTTAATAGGAATATGTTTGGGTTGAGATTTTGCATTGTTGGCCTTGACTGGTTCTTAATGAACAATTTGTTGCCATATTAAGCTTCATCGATGTATTATGGCCATATTGCTTTGGCGtgatttgctgtttttttttaacatataggataaataattataactagGAAATTTGTTAAACATATAGGATCAAGAAGTTTACCTTAAAATAGGAGATGAGGAAGTTATATGATGGAGGAAAAGGAtgtataatttcaaaacaataaaattcatttagatCAATAAAATTCATAGCAACCCATCATCTTAGCGAATTGATCAACATAGAAATCATTCCATAGGTTTCAATCCTTCCATGAGATTTCATTTGCATTATTATTTCATCAAGCATTTTGCCGCCCACATTTTCTTTGCTGCCATAATACATCAACATAAAGACTTTGGttcattatttattaagacTTTATCTTCGATTGTTAGCATgtacatatttatatatgtttgcttTATCTGCatttaatttcactttctttACATTTCACATGCCCATATTTAACAAGTTTTAAACGGGAATCTTGAAAAAGCTTGGAATTTGTTGTGCTCATAATCGAAAAATTTAACAGTTAGCTTGCTGATTTTTCGTTGTGGCACTGGGAATTTCTATTACGAATATGTTTTGGTCAGATTTTGCATTTTTCGCCTTAGCTGTTTCTTAATGAACATTTTGTTGCCATATTAGACTTCATTGATGTATTATAGCCATATTGCTTTAGAGTTATTgctgtttttttaacatatagtataaaaatatataactagGAAATTTGTTAGACATATAGTATAAAACATTTGCTGTTaagttttgttttagtttctactttattcaatttgttgCATGTTAAAATATAGGTTGCCATAATACATCAATATAAAAACTCTAAAGATGCTTTGGATAGTTACACTATTGAATGAATCTGAATTTCAACTATAATCAAAAGTGTTATGCGTTGCTTTAGTTAAAGAAGTTAAAATCACAtactgatgtttttttaaaattgatgtttctttttcttataattacaTACTGATGTTTTTTTGGCTTCTACTATTAATATTGTTGCctagattgtttttattattgttaagatTGCGTCTTAGCTGTTTTACTAGATCTTATGATGGACTTTGGGAATTAATATGGTCCTAAGCATATTcttaaatgaattatgcaattgactgtattaaaaatagatatggTTGTAGATGAGATCTGACTCAAATTGTCTGCAGGTTGTGTTATGGATAACTTGAGATCTCCcgatataggggagactctgcccaaattttgtttgagattttagcaagagaaaaaatatatagaaaccaATCACATAATGCTAATCTCTTAATACAAATCGTAGGATTGACAACCATCCTCTCAAAAAACCACCAACATCATTTTAACCCATTGGACAACAAATGTCCAAATTCATAACCCACAACTAAGCTAGAAACAGACTAAATTATTtcattcattgatttttatgggATAAACACCTCCCACCATGCATGTTTCTTAAGGTTTATTGCATCCTTCTGAAATTTCAACGTACATATTCAGAATTTTAGCTTTCCTTTGGCAACCAGTTATTGTATActgaacaaaaaattaattttcatcttttaactgCTTCATTGCAAATAGAATCTCCTCATTCTCTGGAAATAACATATAGAAGCAAATCAAATTATGCTAATTTCTTAATACACATAATGAACTTAACAAccatgctattaaaaaaaaaccaagatcatTTTAACTTACTAGGAACTTGACCCTTAGTTCTAGGCTGATTTGTGTTGTCAGAAAAACTAATTTCTTTTggaga is a window encoding:
- the LOC7475081 gene encoding transcription factor bHLH68 isoform X1 → MMAGNPSWWSMHPPSQQTSALLSSSPSIFPSQYVFGSSSFSSNPLPDNQELPLSWSQLLLGGSSGDEDRYGMSQFQAKRLENWEDQILNPSPSISVVADVKQEVSHNSNLYGHGDEDFQALRSPAWPQVMPGSSPRSCVTSISSTNILDFSYNKADGANQHPDQSSECNSTATGGVCKKARVQPSSSQPLKVRKEKLGDRITVLHQMVSPFGKTDTASVLLEAIGYIRFLQGQIEVMFLPHLTYTLCKQLRISEEHAALSSPYLGTASPNMRNHQQSGQEERVSAFSEDIGQDNQDNPKDLRSRGLCLVPLSCTQHVGSDNGADYWAPAMGGGF
- the LOC7475081 gene encoding transcription factor bHLH68 isoform X2 → MMAGNPSWWSMHPPSQQTSALLSSSPSIFPSQYVFGSSSFSSNPLPDNQELPLSWSQLLLGGSSGDEDRYGMSQFQAKRLENWEDQILNPSPSISVVADVKQEVSHNSNLYGHGDEDFQALRSPAWPQVMPGSSPRSCVTSISSTNILDFSYNKADGANQHPDQSSECNSTATGGVCKKARVQPSSSQPLKVRKEKLGDRITVLHQMVSPFGKTDTASVLLEAIGYIRFLQGQIEVMFLPHLTYTLCKQLRISEEHAALSSPYLGTASPNMRNHQQSDNQDNPKDLRSRGLCLVPLSCTQHVGSDNGADYWAPAMGGGF
- the LOC7475081 gene encoding transcription factor bHLH68 isoform X4; translated protein: MMAGNPSWWSMHPPSQQTSALLSSSPSIFPSQYVFGSSSFSSNPLPDNQELPLSWSQLLLGGSSGDEDRYGMSQFQAKRLENWEDQILNPSPSISVVADVKQEVSHNSNLYGHGDEDFQALRSPAWPQVMPGSSPRSCVTSISSTNILDFSYNKADGANQHPDQSSECNSTATGGVCKKARVQPSSSQPLKVRKEKLGDRITVLHQMVSPFGKTDTASVLLEAIGYIRFLQGQIEALSSPYLGTASPNMRNHQQSDNQDNPKDLRSRGLCLVPLSCTQHVGSDNGADYWAPAMGGGF
- the LOC7475081 gene encoding transcription factor bHLH68 isoform X3 — its product is MMAGNPSWWSMHPPSQQTSALLSSSPSIFPSQYVFGSSSFSSNPLPDNQELPLSWSQLLLGGSSGDEDRYGMSQFQAKRLENWEDQILNPSPSISVVADVKQEVSHNSNLYGHGDEDFQALRSPAWPQVMPGSSPRSCVTSISSTNILDFSYNKADGANQHPDQSSECNSTATGGVCKKARVQPSSSQPLKVRKEKLGDRITVLHQMVSPFGKTDTASVLLEAIGYIRFLQGQIEALSSPYLGTASPNMRNHQQSGQEERVSAFSEDIGQDNQDNPKDLRSRGLCLVPLSCTQHVGSDNGADYWAPAMGGGF